A region of Flavobacterium indicum GPTSA100-9 = DSM 17447 DNA encodes the following proteins:
- a CDS encoding 6-pyruvoyl trahydropterin synthase family protein, producing MRVTVSRKAHFNAAHRLYRKDWSMEQNDAVFGKCNNPNYHGHNYELIVSVTGEIDPETGFVMDVKILSDLIKEQIENKFDHKNLNLDVPEFAELNPTAENIVVVIWNKLRNHIAAKLDLEVVLYETPRNFVTYKGN from the coding sequence ATGCGAGTAACTGTAAGTAGGAAAGCTCATTTTAATGCAGCACATAGGTTGTATAGGAAAGATTGGTCCATGGAGCAAAATGATGCTGTTTTTGGGAAATGTAATAATCCAAATTATCATGGTCATAATTATGAATTGATAGTAAGTGTTACTGGTGAAATTGATCCAGAAACTGGATTTGTTATGGATGTAAAGATTTTATCTGATTTAATTAAAGAACAAATTGAAAATAAATTTGATCATAAGAATTTGAATTTGGATGTTCCCGAATTTGCAGAACTCAATCCAACGGCTGAAAATATTGTAGTAGTTATTTGGAATAAATTGAGAAATCATATTGCAGCTAAATTAGATTTGGAAGTAGTGTTGTATGAAACACCACGTAATTTTGTCACTTATAAAGGAAATTAA
- the idi gene encoding isopentenyl-diphosphate Delta-isomerase, producing MKEEKVILVDENDRPIGLMNKLEAHEKALLHRAFSVFVLNDNQELLLQQRAHHKYHSPLLWTNTCCSHQREGESNIEAGSRRLMEEMGMKVELTEMFHFIYKAPFDNGLTEHELDHVMIGYSNEEPVINKEEVESWKWMKIEDVKSDMKLNPDEYTVWFKIIFEEFYHHFEK from the coding sequence GTGAAAGAAGAAAAAGTAATTTTAGTTGACGAAAACGATAGGCCAATTGGTTTAATGAATAAATTAGAGGCTCACGAGAAAGCTTTATTGCATAGAGCCTTTTCTGTTTTTGTTTTAAATGATAATCAAGAATTGTTACTGCAACAACGAGCACATCATAAATACCATTCTCCTTTGTTGTGGACAAATACTTGTTGTAGTCATCAACGTGAAGGAGAATCAAATATTGAAGCAGGTTCTCGCCGATTAATGGAAGAAATGGGGATGAAAGTTGAGCTGACAGAAATGTTTCATTTTATTTACAAAGCGCCTTTTGATAATGGATTGACTGAACATGAATTAGATCATGTTATGATTGGTTATTCCAATGAAGAACCGGTTATTAATAAGGAGGAAGTGGAAAGCTGGAAATGGATGAAAATAGAGGATGTAAAAAGCGATATGAAGCTAAATCCGGACGAATATACAGTTTGGTTTAAAATAATTTTTGAGGAATTTTATCATCATTTTGAAAAATAA